The following proteins come from a genomic window of Yinghuangia sp. ASG 101:
- a CDS encoding tetratricopeptide repeat protein — protein sequence MRFFDTDRAPDAEEAERQLAAAVKAVQAGRPDTGRKRYEKLAQRLAGVAGREDQRGRALAGAAAVTAQLGDREGAVAAYRAAFPLLTHPAQALPEWVLRFLAHEQVVAERPELAPVLAFLAGESTHPLATAVTEWVQQWCRSGDDAVTGATVAALPRTEWAVLARASALRGAGRLGEAEALLAAARCPPTDELAFAHGVVLTALNRHPEAVRAFTLALGRPRAPHGHPWSRGPRLPGEALLYRGLAREAAGDPAGAAEDLAEAAGRSPDDPRPLYALGAAALRAGRDGEARPRFEAVLAIDPDHTAAHLGLALAHERAGRPAEAAAAYRTAGADLPGVGVRLACVLTACGRPDEALALWPEAPAPGAAPTDWDATEPPQEDAFHLAAAYFAAGDHDRAARLWAVSAPRNVVLAWDRRARAALAADRVDEARELWRRCVAADTATAYRRALGEAAFRVATRALVARDTDTADEALREVASLLGDEVRVRSARAALALLRNRPHEASSLLAAVKGRPRDRYHLAVAGLADARPTRTLALLDGESTDPADVRLRAVLASRAGNWQAALDGYRLCLRALRPRAAREFATATPGAGGSGERRTCGGARDRDASADGRVSGGLVVGREVGEEAGGATPDSAAETRRSEREGDTSASGGRAVTDERTSGAADTASGARRSEGRGEPSSPGEGVSAADTASGARRPDGRARGPSSAESAAGPAGAPRSVGGGEPPSSGGRVSGTRTGTGARGPGGRADGPSSGEWAARSAGVPRSEAGGEPPSSGEGMSAADTASGARRPDGRARGPSSGGWGVEAAGAGAWWGRDDAGASAPECRICGRCDAAFGVCRVCGAALLDAGVAAARAAGLSPGLLLAGWDGTALEPEAARLRALLLAEEGELDAALALLEPGHPARAPVLTRRAAAPGRPHAAVLADLREAADLPGHHPGVDAALAVLGEEVALSADADGEPARAAEVLRSVLRERGTADLPLLHSLAIAAHRAATAAPTADQWDWALGCWAAVLRSPAFRDQVAGAVGRAVDAAQWDTACDAVAERLRQDLAAWDASRDVPRDTPDAAEVRWGREWEAARLAAARPGLVAGPRLLDLLAGHGVPAADARRTEWRNAGDAEGAALFGPLGTAHYLIGRGRPEAAAAVLRTQADENIAGARELLASTLVAVAREHHRHREWAQALAVLSEAGAHTPETAELASAAGVNAAREWLSENSDDQPGAVDILERARHLAPDDAGLRENLAAAYLQFGRKINNEQKDYARAVDLMRKARSLTAEPSAMDHEFVAVLGNLAWQRVGEGKPGRRQLALAAPVFAQIAAITRAEDDLLNATGVFARLAHACAEDGDRSEAVAAMRRSIDHDPEWGGGDRERDARTRLSRYFQYKLVENQDAPFRTKHTWLDQAAEYDAADTAPAFGMLLHNEGVAHADRKNFATAADLLRRALEATADTVTRQQLAQVLAAWAVSQANNGEWRSAHRNITEALRHDPRDFHVRLLADQIETGLRRSQRR from the coding sequence GTGCGTTTCTTCGACACGGACCGGGCACCGGACGCCGAAGAGGCGGAAAGGCAACTGGCGGCTGCCGTGAAAGCGGTCCAGGCCGGGAGGCCCGACACGGGCCGCAAGCGCTACGAGAAGCTGGCGCAGCGCCTCGCGGGCGTCGCCGGACGCGAGGACCAGCGGGGCCGCGCACTCGCGGGCGCCGCCGCCGTGACCGCGCAACTCGGCGACCGGGAGGGCGCCGTGGCGGCCTACCGCGCGGCGTTCCCGCTGCTGACCCACCCGGCCCAGGCACTCCCCGAGTGGGTGCTGCGCTTCCTCGCCCACGAGCAAGTCGTCGCGGAGCGCCCGGAGTTGGCCCCCGTCCTCGCGTTCCTCGCGGGGGAGTCCACCCACCCCCTGGCCACCGCGGTCACCGAATGGGTCCAGCAGTGGTGCCGCTCCGGCGACGACGCCGTCACCGGTGCCACGGTCGCCGCGCTGCCCCGGACGGAATGGGCCGTGCTCGCCCGGGCGTCCGCACTGCGCGGCGCCGGTCGGCTCGGCGAGGCGGAGGCGCTGCTCGCCGCCGCGCGCTGCCCGCCGACCGACGAACTGGCCTTCGCCCACGGCGTGGTGCTCACCGCGCTCAACCGACACCCCGAGGCGGTACGGGCGTTCACCCTCGCGTTGGGACGCCCGCGCGCACCGCACGGCCACCCGTGGTCGCGCGGACCACGCCTGCCCGGCGAAGCGCTGCTCTACCGCGGCCTCGCCCGCGAGGCGGCGGGCGACCCGGCGGGCGCCGCCGAAGACCTCGCCGAGGCGGCCGGACGGTCGCCCGACGACCCGCGCCCCCTCTACGCGTTGGGCGCCGCGGCGCTCCGCGCGGGCCGCGACGGCGAGGCCCGGCCGCGCTTCGAGGCGGTGCTCGCGATCGACCCGGACCACACCGCCGCGCACCTGGGCCTCGCCCTGGCGCACGAGCGGGCCGGCCGTCCCGCCGAGGCCGCGGCGGCGTACCGCACGGCGGGTGCGGACCTGCCGGGGGTCGGAGTCCGGCTGGCCTGCGTGCTCACCGCCTGCGGGCGGCCGGACGAAGCCCTCGCGCTGTGGCCCGAGGCACCCGCTCCGGGGGCGGCCCCGACGGACTGGGACGCCACCGAGCCGCCGCAGGAGGACGCCTTCCACCTCGCGGCGGCGTATTTCGCGGCGGGGGACCACGACCGCGCGGCACGGCTCTGGGCGGTCTCCGCCCCGCGGAACGTCGTCCTCGCGTGGGACCGCCGGGCACGGGCCGCGCTGGCGGCCGACCGCGTCGACGAGGCACGCGAGCTGTGGCGGCGCTGCGTCGCGGCGGACACGGCCACCGCGTACCGCCGCGCCCTGGGCGAGGCCGCGTTCCGCGTGGCCACCCGCGCGCTGGTGGCACGGGACACCGACACGGCCGACGAGGCGCTGCGCGAGGTCGCCTCCCTGCTCGGCGACGAAGTCCGGGTACGCTCCGCGCGGGCCGCGCTGGCCCTGCTGCGGAACCGCCCGCACGAGGCGTCGTCGCTCCTCGCCGCGGTCAAGGGCCGCCCGCGCGACCGCTACCACCTGGCCGTCGCGGGACTGGCCGACGCACGCCCCACACGCACCCTCGCCCTCCTCGACGGCGAGTCGACGGACCCCGCCGACGTCCGGCTCCGGGCCGTCCTCGCCTCACGCGCCGGCAACTGGCAGGCGGCCCTCGACGGCTACCGCCTCTGCCTCCGCGCGCTGCGCCCCCGGGCCGCACGGGAGTTCGCGACGGCCACCCCGGGCGCGGGCGGGTCGGGGGAGCGGCGGACGTGCGGCGGCGCGCGTGATCGGGACGCCTCGGCGGACGGGCGCGTGTCCGGCGGACTCGTGGTGGGCCGCGAGGTGGGCGAGGAAGCGGGCGGAGCGACGCCCGATTCCGCGGCCGAGACGCGGCGGTCCGAGCGCGAAGGCGACACGTCGGCCTCCGGCGGGCGGGCGGTGACGGACGAGCGGACGTCCGGGGCGGCCGATACCGCATCGGGTGCGCGGCGGTCCGAGGGGCGTGGCGAGCCGTCCTCGCCCGGTGAGGGCGTGTCCGCGGCGGATACCGCGTCGGGTGCGCGGCGGCCGGACGGCCGTGCGCGCGGGCCGTCCTCCGCTGAGTCGGCCGCCGGTCCGGCGGGTGCGCCGCGGTCCGTTGGCGGCGGTGAGCCGCCCTCGTCCGGCGGTCGGGTGTCCGGGACGCGTACCGGGACCGGTGCGCGGGGGCCGGGCGGCCGTGCGGACGGCCCGTCCTCCGGTGAGTGGGCCGCCCGTTCGGCGGGTGTGCCGCGGTCCGAAGCGGGCGGCGAGCCGCCCTCGTCCGGCGAGGGGATGTCCGCGGCGGATACCGCGTCGGGTGCGCGGCGGCCGGATGGCCGTGCGCGCGGGCCGTCGTCCGGGGGATGGGGTGTCGAGGCGGCGGGGGCGGGGGCGTGGTGGGGGCGTGACGACGCGGGGGCGTCGGCGCCGGAATGCCGGATCTGCGGGCGGTGCGACGCCGCGTTCGGTGTGTGCCGGGTCTGTGGCGCGGCCCTGCTGGACGCCGGGGTCGCCGCCGCGCGGGCGGCGGGCCTCTCGCCCGGGCTGCTGCTCGCCGGATGGGACGGTACGGCGCTGGAGCCGGAAGCCGCCCGGTTGCGGGCGCTGCTGCTGGCCGAGGAGGGCGAACTCGATGCCGCCCTCGCGCTCCTGGAACCCGGACACCCCGCCCGCGCGCCCGTCCTGACCCGCCGGGCCGCCGCACCCGGTCGCCCCCACGCGGCGGTTCTCGCCGACCTCCGCGAGGCCGCCGACCTGCCCGGCCACCACCCCGGTGTCGACGCCGCGCTCGCCGTGCTCGGCGAGGAGGTCGCGCTGTCGGCCGACGCCGACGGCGAACCCGCCCGCGCCGCCGAGGTGTTGCGCTCGGTCCTGCGCGAACGCGGGACCGCCGACCTGCCGCTGCTGCACTCCCTCGCGATCGCCGCCCACCGCGCCGCGACCGCCGCACCTACCGCCGACCAGTGGGACTGGGCGCTCGGCTGCTGGGCCGCGGTGCTGCGGTCGCCCGCGTTCCGGGACCAGGTCGCCGGGGCCGTCGGGCGCGCCGTCGACGCCGCGCAGTGGGACACCGCCTGCGACGCCGTCGCCGAGCGGCTGCGCCAGGACCTCGCCGCGTGGGACGCCTCCCGGGACGTTCCTCGCGACACCCCCGACGCCGCCGAGGTCCGCTGGGGCCGCGAGTGGGAGGCCGCGCGCCTCGCCGCCGCCCGGCCGGGACTCGTCGCCGGGCCGCGCCTGCTGGACCTGCTCGCCGGCCACGGCGTCCCCGCCGCCGACGCACGCCGCACGGAGTGGCGGAACGCGGGAGACGCCGAGGGCGCCGCGTTGTTCGGGCCGCTCGGCACCGCCCACTACCTGATCGGCCGCGGCCGACCCGAGGCCGCCGCCGCGGTGTTGCGTACGCAGGCCGACGAAAACATCGCGGGAGCACGGGAGTTGCTGGCCTCGACGCTGGTGGCGGTGGCCCGCGAGCACCACCGGCACCGCGAATGGGCCCAAGCGCTCGCCGTGTTGTCCGAAGCCGGCGCGCACACCCCGGAGACCGCCGAACTCGCCTCGGCCGCCGGGGTCAACGCCGCGCGGGAATGGCTCAGCGAGAACAGCGACGACCAGCCCGGTGCCGTCGACATCCTCGAACGCGCGCGCCACCTCGCCCCGGACGACGCCGGCCTGCGGGAGAACCTGGCCGCGGCGTACCTCCAGTTCGGCCGCAAGATCAACAACGAGCAGAAGGACTACGCCCGGGCCGTCGACCTGATGCGCAAGGCCCGCTCTCTCACCGCCGAACCGTCCGCCATGGACCACGAGTTCGTCGCGGTGCTCGGCAACCTCGCGTGGCAGCGGGTCGGCGAGGGGAAACCGGGCCGCAGGCAACTGGCGCTTGCCGCACCGGTGTTCGCGCAGATAGCGGCGATCACCCGGGCCGAGGACGATCTCCTCAACGCCACCGGCGTGTTCGCGCGGCTCGCGCACGCCTGTGCCGAGGACGGCGACCGGAGCGAGGCCGTCGCGGCGATGAGGCGCTCGATCGACCACGACCCCGAGTGGGGCGGCGGCGACCGTGAGCGGGACGCGAGGACCAGGCTCAGCCGCTACTTCCAGTACAAGCTCGTCGAGAACCAGGACGCGCCGTTCCGGACCAAGCACACGTGGCTGGACCAGGCGGCGGAGTACGACGCGGCGGACACCGCACCGGCGTTCGGGATGCTCCTCCACAACGAAGGCGTCGCACACGCCGACCGCAAGAACTTCGCCACGGCGGCGGACCTGCTGCGGAGGGCCCTGGAGGCCACCGCCGACACGGTCACCCGCCAGCAACTCGCCCAAGTGCTGGCGGCGTGGGCGGTCTCCCAGGCCAACAACGGCGAGTGGCGGTCCGCCCACCGGAACATCACCGAGGCGCTGCGGCACGACCCCCGCGACTTCCACGTCCGCCTGCTCGCGGACCAGATCGAGACCGGCCTGCGCCGGTCGCAGCGCCGGTGA
- a CDS encoding alpha/beta hydrolase fold domain-containing protein, with protein MPQPLRSPGAGMPPSALVPLAVPTPMAPEPDVVEAPAAGLPPDASLLTPPDVGDDLVVLYVYEREPAEAATEHAATTARYAAAHIAHAVRARVILSEFRRPPRRTPSRDPRPSACLAAYAYAALLVPGARVVVAGDVAAGDDMVAAILVRGAEEGLPAPLAAILYGGVFDAHGDHPAGACRVPRPDGRWDPCGDQRDAACGDAVGPVAREPGAWDDAYLDPPELPRTYSAFASMPVERLAQLPPLFIQVSGPERLADGSRLLAAHTARGGVRVETEVAPGAPHARRAAEAVSRTAAFLGSVTAAHTRRT; from the coding sequence GTGCCGCAGCCTCTTCGTTCCCCCGGCGCCGGGATGCCGCCGAGCGCCCTGGTGCCCCTGGCCGTGCCGACGCCGATGGCGCCGGAACCCGATGTCGTCGAGGCCCCGGCCGCCGGGCTGCCGCCCGACGCGTCCCTGCTGACTCCGCCGGACGTCGGCGACGACCTCGTCGTGCTGTACGTGTACGAACGGGAACCGGCGGAGGCCGCCACCGAGCACGCCGCGACCACCGCCCGCTACGCGGCGGCGCACATCGCGCACGCCGTCCGCGCGCGCGTGATCCTGTCGGAATTCCGCAGGCCGCCCCGGCGGACGCCGTCCCGCGACCCGCGGCCGAGCGCCTGCCTCGCGGCCTACGCCTACGCCGCGCTGCTGGTCCCGGGGGCCCGCGTCGTGGTCGCCGGCGACGTCGCGGCGGGCGACGACATGGTCGCCGCGATCCTGGTGCGCGGAGCGGAGGAGGGCCTACCCGCGCCGCTCGCCGCGATCCTGTACGGCGGCGTCTTCGACGCGCACGGCGACCACCCCGCCGGCGCGTGTCGCGTCCCGCGGCCCGACGGGCGGTGGGACCCGTGCGGGGATCAGCGCGACGCGGCGTGCGGCGACGCGGTCGGCCCGGTGGCCCGCGAACCGGGGGCCTGGGACGACGCGTACCTTGATCCGCCCGAACTGCCCCGCACTTACAGCGCGTTCGCGTCCATGCCGGTGGAGCGTCTGGCCCAGCTTCCGCCGCTCTTCATCCAGGTGTCCGGCCCCGAACGGCTTGCGGACGGCTCCCGGCTCCTGGCGGCGCACACCGCCCGGGGCGGGGTCCGCGTGGAGACCGAGGTCGCGCCGGGTGCCCCGCACGCCCGGCGGGCGGCCGAAGCGGTCTCGCGGACGGCCGCCTTCCTCGGCAGCGTCACAGCGGCACACACCCGCCGCACCTGA
- a CDS encoding VOC family protein codes for MKAEDQFHIGIVADDFEATLAELSEGFGYEWCDEVGSTTTVTTPNGDIVVDMRCVYSTAAPRVEVVRRVPGTLWEPVEGGGIHHVGYWSDDVVADCAELAGKGYTVEATRIGADGAMTFAFLRGSKGLLIELVNRATQPGLETVWQIRTGTTAPAR; via the coding sequence ATGAAGGCGGAAGACCAGTTCCACATCGGCATCGTCGCGGACGACTTCGAGGCGACCCTCGCCGAATTGTCCGAGGGCTTCGGCTACGAGTGGTGCGACGAGGTCGGCTCGACCACCACGGTCACGACGCCGAACGGCGACATCGTCGTCGACATGCGGTGCGTGTACTCGACGGCCGCGCCCCGCGTGGAGGTCGTCCGCCGCGTCCCTGGAACCCTGTGGGAGCCGGTCGAGGGCGGCGGTATCCACCACGTCGGCTACTGGTCGGACGACGTCGTCGCCGACTGCGCGGAACTGGCGGGCAAGGGCTACACCGTCGAGGCGACCCGCATCGGCGCCGACGGCGCGATGACCTTCGCGTTCCTGCGCGGCAGCAAGGGCCTGCTGATCGAGCTGGTCAACCGCGCGACGCAGCCGGGGCTGGAGACGGTCTGGCAGATCCGCACCGGAACCACCGCACCCGCGCGGTGA
- a CDS encoding SDR family oxidoreductase — protein sequence MTNVGIVTGGGRGMGLECARRLPEIVDVLLLVDLDEAGAARAARALSETSPVTRIEPFALDVTDRDGLARLADRVAGLGTLRAVAHAAGISPTMADWRRIFTVDLIGTALLAEALRPLATAGTATVCFASMAPLLGGPASDPAVRAILDEPLAEDFLDRIRDAVGPSIEDTGLAYSCAKGGVHRFVSHEAVRLGPLGARICSVSPGVIDTPQGRQEAASNPTLGRLTDATPLARTGRAEEVAAAVAFLLSDQASFVNGIDLLVDGGVHAALRTHAASLH from the coding sequence GTGACGAACGTGGGAATCGTGACCGGCGGCGGACGCGGCATGGGCCTGGAGTGCGCGCGGCGGCTCCCGGAGATCGTGGACGTGCTGCTGCTCGTCGATCTCGACGAGGCCGGCGCCGCACGGGCCGCCCGCGCCCTGTCGGAGACGTCACCCGTGACCCGGATCGAGCCGTTCGCGCTCGACGTCACCGACCGCGACGGCCTCGCCCGGCTCGCCGACCGCGTCGCCGGACTCGGGACCCTGCGGGCCGTCGCGCACGCCGCGGGCATCTCCCCCACGATGGCCGACTGGCGCCGCATCTTCACCGTCGACCTGATCGGCACCGCCCTGCTCGCCGAGGCGCTGCGCCCGCTCGCGACCGCCGGCACCGCGACGGTGTGCTTCGCGTCCATGGCCCCGCTGCTCGGCGGGCCCGCCTCGGATCCGGCCGTGCGGGCGATCCTGGACGAGCCGCTGGCCGAGGACTTCCTCGACCGGATCCGCGACGCGGTCGGCCCGTCCATCGAGGACACCGGCCTCGCCTACTCGTGCGCCAAGGGCGGCGTCCACCGCTTCGTGAGCCACGAGGCCGTACGCCTCGGCCCGCTCGGCGCCCGCATCTGCTCCGTCTCCCCCGGCGTCATCGACACCCCGCAGGGCCGCCAGGAAGCGGCGAGCAACCCCACGCTCGGCAGGCTCACCGACGCCACGCCCCTCGCCCGCACGGGCCGGGCCGAAGAGGTCGCCGCCGCCGTCGCCTTCCTGCTCTCCGACCAGGCGTCGTTCGTCAACGGCATCGACCTCCTCGTCGACGGCGGCGTCCACGCCGCCCTCCGCACCCACGCCGCATCCCTGCACTAG
- a CDS encoding CaiB/BaiF CoA transferase family protein, producing the protein MSGRPLEGIRVLEVAMYGFVPSAGGVLAEWGADVIKVEHAVNGDPQRGLRQTGAFKVEGDPNPNIEHANRGKRSIGLDVSQPEGREVLYELAKRADVFLTSFLPGHRTKFGIDVDDIRKVNPKIVYARGSALGPRGPESDKGGYDMTAFWARAGTAASITPPGSGGMIAPPVPAYGDTISGTNLAGGIAAALLKRERTGEPSVVDVSLLSSGVWAMGHGIALSLHLNKDWVAVTPGTHGSPGNPLSGLYATKDGRYISFVMLQPTKFWADVCRHIDRPELADDPRFTSVEGFKEHTDEAAAILREVIGGRTLPEWTEKFATLAGPWAPVQDALQVGADHQVRENEYIVRAGELELVANPVQFDVSAPQTQGAPEFAAQTEEVLMELGFDWDRILALKAASVVT; encoded by the coding sequence ATGAGCGGCAGGCCGTTGGAGGGCATCCGCGTCCTCGAAGTGGCGATGTACGGCTTCGTCCCCTCGGCGGGCGGCGTGCTCGCCGAGTGGGGCGCGGACGTGATCAAGGTGGAGCACGCCGTCAACGGTGACCCGCAGCGCGGGCTCCGGCAGACGGGGGCGTTCAAGGTGGAGGGTGACCCCAACCCGAACATCGAGCACGCCAACCGCGGCAAGCGCAGCATCGGCCTCGACGTCTCGCAGCCCGAGGGCCGCGAGGTCCTGTACGAACTCGCCAAGCGCGCCGACGTGTTCCTCACCAGCTTCCTCCCGGGGCACCGGACGAAGTTCGGCATCGACGTCGACGACATCCGCAAGGTGAACCCCAAGATCGTCTACGCCCGGGGCAGCGCCCTCGGCCCGCGCGGGCCGGAGTCCGACAAGGGCGGCTACGACATGACCGCGTTCTGGGCGCGCGCCGGGACGGCGGCCAGCATCACCCCGCCCGGGTCCGGCGGCATGATCGCGCCTCCGGTGCCGGCGTACGGCGACACCATCTCCGGCACCAACCTCGCCGGCGGCATCGCGGCGGCGCTGCTCAAGCGCGAGCGCACCGGCGAACCGTCCGTCGTGGACGTATCGCTGCTCAGCAGCGGTGTCTGGGCCATGGGCCACGGCATCGCGCTGTCGCTGCACCTGAACAAGGACTGGGTCGCGGTCACCCCCGGCACGCACGGCTCGCCGGGCAACCCGCTCTCGGGCCTGTACGCGACCAAGGACGGGCGCTACATCAGCTTCGTGATGCTGCAGCCGACGAAGTTCTGGGCCGACGTGTGCCGCCACATCGACCGCCCCGAGCTGGCCGACGACCCGAGGTTCACCTCGGTGGAGGGCTTCAAGGAGCACACCGACGAGGCCGCGGCGATCCTGCGCGAGGTCATCGGCGGCCGGACTCTCCCGGAGTGGACCGAGAAGTTCGCGACGCTCGCCGGACCCTGGGCGCCGGTGCAGGACGCGCTCCAGGTCGGTGCCGACCACCAGGTGCGCGAGAACGAGTACATCGTGCGCGCCGGCGAGCTTGAACTCGTCGCCAACCCGGTGCAGTTCGACGTCTCGGCGCCCCAGACCCAGGGGGCTCCCGAGTTCGCCGCCCAGACGGAGGAGGTCCTGATGGAGCTCGGCTTCGACTGGGACCGCATCCTGGCCCTCAAGGCGGCATCCGTCGTCACCTGA
- a CDS encoding aldehyde dehydrogenase family protein, with the protein MKRLLIDGKLVGTDNTFDSINPANGEVVGAAVDATVEHAEAAIAAARKAFDTTDWATDHELRFRCLDQLHKALDEHREELRDLTVAEVGVPRALTYGPALDAPIDVLRYYTDLIRDYAWTKDLGEVEARGAKHHRWVEKEPVGVVAAITAYNYPNQLALAKLAPALAAGCTVILKGAPDTPLTTLFLGELIAEHTDIPPGVVNVLASPAPEVGEVLTAHRDVDMITFTGSTPVGRRIMEVASKTVKKVFLELGGKSAMIVLDDADFDTAAMMAAFTICSHAGQGCAITSRLLVPREHHDEIVGKVAAMLGNVPWGDPTDPKNLMGPLISEKQRDKVDAIVQRAVEGGATLVTGGKRVDPGFFYEPTLLTDVASGDEIAQDEVFGPVLAVIPYEDEDDAVRIANDSIFGLSGAIVSRDNDRAIAVGRRIRTGTLSLNGGNYFAPDSPFGGYKQSGIGREMGVVGLEEFLEGKTMAVVVG; encoded by the coding sequence GTGAAGCGACTTCTCATCGACGGCAAGCTCGTCGGGACCGACAACACCTTCGACTCGATCAACCCGGCCAACGGCGAGGTCGTCGGTGCCGCCGTCGACGCGACGGTCGAGCACGCGGAGGCGGCCATCGCGGCGGCCCGCAAGGCGTTCGACACCACCGACTGGGCGACCGACCACGAGCTGCGGTTCCGCTGTCTCGACCAGCTCCACAAGGCCCTCGACGAGCACCGCGAGGAACTGCGCGACCTCACGGTCGCCGAGGTCGGCGTGCCGCGCGCGCTCACGTACGGCCCCGCGCTCGACGCCCCGATCGACGTGCTGCGGTACTACACCGACCTGATCCGCGACTACGCGTGGACCAAGGACCTCGGCGAGGTCGAGGCGCGCGGCGCCAAGCACCACCGCTGGGTCGAGAAGGAGCCGGTCGGCGTCGTCGCGGCGATCACCGCGTACAACTACCCGAACCAGCTCGCCCTCGCGAAGCTCGCCCCGGCTCTCGCCGCCGGGTGCACGGTCATCCTCAAGGGCGCCCCCGACACCCCGCTGACCACGCTGTTCCTCGGCGAACTCATCGCCGAGCACACCGACATCCCGCCGGGCGTCGTCAACGTCCTCGCGTCGCCCGCCCCCGAGGTCGGCGAGGTGCTCACCGCCCACCGCGACGTCGACATGATCACCTTCACCGGCTCGACCCCCGTCGGCCGCCGGATCATGGAGGTCGCGAGCAAGACCGTCAAGAAGGTCTTCCTCGAACTCGGCGGCAAGTCGGCGATGATCGTCCTCGACGACGCCGACTTCGACACCGCCGCGATGATGGCGGCGTTCACGATCTGCTCGCACGCCGGCCAGGGCTGCGCGATCACGTCCCGCCTGCTCGTGCCCCGCGAGCACCACGACGAGATCGTCGGCAAGGTCGCCGCCATGCTCGGCAACGTGCCGTGGGGCGACCCGACCGACCCGAAGAACCTCATGGGCCCGCTGATCAGCGAGAAGCAGCGCGACAAGGTCGACGCCATCGTGCAGCGTGCCGTCGAGGGCGGCGCCACGCTGGTGACCGGCGGCAAGCGCGTCGACCCGGGCTTCTTCTACGAGCCGACGCTGCTCACCGACGTCGCCTCGGGCGACGAGATCGCGCAGGACGAGGTCTTCGGACCGGTGCTCGCGGTGATCCCGTACGAGGACGAGGACGACGCCGTGCGCATCGCCAACGACTCGATCTTCGGCCTGTCCGGCGCGATCGTCAGCCGCGACAACGACCGGGCCATCGCGGTCGGGCGCCGGATCCGCACCGGCACGCTCAGCCTCAACGGCGGCAACTACTTCGCGCCCGACTCGCCGTTCGGCGGGTACAAGCAGTCGGGTATCGGCCGCGAGATGGGCGTCGTCGGCCTCGAAGAGTTCCTGGAAGGCAAGACCATGGCGGTGGTAGTCGGATGA
- a CDS encoding SDR family oxidoreductase: MRFRGQVALATGAAWGIGTGHARTPAAARAGAMVAETRGKRGRRQAAAPDSAALATIATVVPAEDQNAFAQEPALRNMGMVRDTAGAPAVLLSDDASWVTGQETSIDGGQVVRL; the protein is encoded by the coding sequence ATGCGATTCCGAGGCCAGGTGGCCTTGGCCACCGGTGCCGCCTGGGGGATCGGCACGGGCCACGCCCGCACGCCGGCCGCCGCGCGCGCCGGTGCCATGGTCGCCGAAACCAGGGGAAAGCGGGGGCGGCGGCAGGCCGCGGCCCCGGACTCCGCCGCACTCGCCACGATCGCCACGGTCGTCCCGGCGGAGGACCAGAACGCGTTCGCCCAGGAGCCCGCGCTCCGGAACATGGGCATGGTCAGGGACACCGCCGGCGCGCCGGCCGTCCTTCTCTCGGATGACGCCTCGTGGGTCACCGGCCAGGAAACCAGCATCGACGGCGGACAAGTGGTGCGACTGTGA
- a CDS encoding TauD/TfdA dioxygenase family protein yields MSNTTALRPSLGVEVTDVENLLDEALINRCVEALKWRGVLLVRGADLDDEAQLAFSRRLGEVVALAGQEIFKVSLDPSVNPAAEYLKGTFHWHLDGTTDEVPVKATTLTARHVAMVGGGTEFASTYAAYEALSEQDRKRYEDLRVVHSIEAAQRLVYPDPTEEQLAMWRALPSHEKSLVWKRRDGRRSLVIGATADHIVGMDPAESRAILDELLEWSTQERFRYTHDWQVGDLVVWDNTGILHRALHYDASSQRTMHRTTIVGDEAFA; encoded by the coding sequence ATGAGCAACACGACGGCGTTGCGCCCAAGCCTGGGTGTCGAGGTCACCGACGTCGAGAACCTTCTCGACGAGGCACTGATCAACAGGTGCGTGGAAGCGCTGAAATGGCGCGGTGTGCTGTTGGTCCGCGGTGCCGACCTCGACGACGAGGCGCAGCTCGCGTTCAGCCGCAGGCTGGGCGAGGTCGTCGCGCTGGCCGGTCAGGAGATCTTCAAGGTCTCCCTCGACCCGTCGGTGAACCCCGCGGCCGAATACCTCAAGGGCACCTTCCACTGGCACCTGGACGGCACCACGGACGAGGTCCCGGTCAAGGCCACCACGCTGACGGCCCGCCACGTCGCCATGGTCGGCGGCGGCACGGAGTTCGCCAGCACGTACGCCGCGTACGAGGCGCTGTCCGAGCAGGACCGCAAGCGGTACGAAGACCTGCGCGTCGTGCACAGCATCGAGGCCGCGCAGCGCCTGGTCTACCCGGACCCCACCGAGGAACAGCTCGCCATGTGGCGGGCGCTGCCCAGCCACGAGAAGTCCCTCGTCTGGAAGCGCCGCGACGGCCGCCGCTCGCTGGTCATCGGCGCCACCGCGGACCACATCGTCGGCATGGACCCCGCCGAGAGCCGGGCGATCCTCGACGAGCTGCTGGAGTGGAGTACGCAGGAGCGCTTCCGGTACACCCACGACTGGCAGGTCGGCGACCTCGTCGTGTGGGACAACACCGGCATCCTGCACCGCGCCCTGCACTACGACGCCTCGTCGCAGCGCACGATGCACCGCACCACGATCGTCGGCGACGAGGCGTTCGCATGA